The following coding sequences lie in one Lolium perenne isolate Kyuss_39 chromosome 2, Kyuss_2.0, whole genome shotgun sequence genomic window:
- the LOC127331319 gene encoding anthocyanidin-3-O-glucoside rhamnosyltransferase: MASADMHVVMFPFLAFGHISPFVQLARKLVAAGNGVRVTLLSAAANVPRVQAMLGSSAVAVAPLSLPRVPGLPEGAESTAEVSADGAELLKQAVDGTRPQVAALLAELRPDALLFDFATPWVTEVAAPLGIKTLQFSVFSAVAGAYLMVPARRQLGAVPSAGDLQLAPAGFPPSSPLATIPAYQAADFTYVFTSFHGEPCVYDRVLAGVQASDALVIKTCFEMEGPYIRYLAAQHGKPVLVTGPVVPEPPKGELEERWAQWLSSFPDSAVVFASFGSETFLPAAAATELLLGLEASNRPFLVVLNFPRGADVEAELERCTPPGFAERTKGRGAVHTGWVQQQHILRHRSVGCFVNHAGLSSVVEGLVAGCRLVLLPMKGDQYLNAALFARDLRVGVEVARRDGDGWFGRGDVSAAVDTAMADGWEGEGTKWKEFLMDDAVQKRFGDDFVRDLTNFVRA, from the coding sequence ATGGCCAGCGCCGACATGCACGTCGTGATGTTCCCCTTCCTCGCATTCGGCCATATCAGCCCGTTCGTGCAGCTGGCGCGCAAGCTCGTCGCCGCCGGCAACGGGGTGCGGGTCACGCTGCTGTCGGCCGCGGCTAACGTGCCTCGCGTGCAGGCCATGCTGGGGTcgtcggcggtggcggtggcgccgctGAGCCTCCCGCGCGTGCCGGGACTCCCCGAGGGCGCCGAGAGCACGGCCGAGGTCTCAGCGGACGGTGCCGAGCTGCTCAAGCAGGCCGTCGACGGCACAAGGCCGCAGGTGGCGGCCCTGCTCGCGGAGCTCCGGCCCGACGCTCTGCTCTTCGACTTTGCCACCCCCTGGGTTACCGAGGTCGCGGCGCCGCTAGGCATCAAGACGCTCCAGTTCTCCGTCTTCTCTGCCGTCGCTGGCGCCTACCTGATGGTCCCCGCGCGTCGCCAACTCGGCGCCGTCCCGTCCGCCGGAGACCTCCAGTTGGCGCCCGCGGGCTTCCCGCCGTCGTCCCCCCTCGCCACGATCCCGGCCTACCAGGCCGCCGACTTCACCTACGTGTTCACCAGCTTCCACGGCGAGCCCTGCGTGTACGACCGCGTCCTCGCCGGCGTCCAGGCCAGCGACGCCCTCGTCATCAAGACGTGCTTCGAGATGGAAGGCCCCTACATCCGCTACCTCGCCGCCCAGCACGGCAAGCCGGTGCTCGTCACCGGCCCGGTCGTGCCGGAGCCGCCCAAGGGCGAGCTCGAGGAGCGGTGGGCGCAGTGGCTCTCCTCCTTCCCGGACAGCGCCGTCGTGTTTGCCTCCTTCGGGAGCGAGACGTTCCTCCCGGCGGCCGCCGCGACGGAGCTCCTCCTCGGCTTAGAGGCCAGCAACCGGCCGTTCCTGGTCGTTCTCAACTTCCCCAGGGGCGCGGACGTGGAAGCGGAGCTCGAGAGGTGCACGCCGCCGGGGTTCGCGGAGAGGACCAAGGGGAGGGGCGCTGTGCACACGGGGTGGGTGCAGCAGCAGCACATCCTGCGGCACCGGAGCGTGGGATGTTTCGTGAACCACGCCGGGCTGAGCTCCGTCGTGGAGGGGCTCGTCGCCGGCTGCCGGCTCGTGCTGCTTCCCATGAAGGGCGACCAGTACCTCAACGCCGCGCtgttcgcgcgggacctccgcgtcgGGGTGGAGGTCGCGCGTCGCGATGGCGATGGGTGGTTCGGGCGCGGGGACGTGAGCGCCGCCGTGGACACGGCGATGGCGGACGGATGGGAGGGGGAAGGGACCAAGTGGAAGGAATTCTTGATGGACGACGCCGTGCAGAAGAGGTTTGGGGATGATTTCGTCAGGGATTTAACGAACTTTGTGAGGGCTTGA